One stretch of Hemiscyllium ocellatum isolate sHemOce1 chromosome 27 unlocalized genomic scaffold, sHemOce1.pat.X.cur. SUPER_27_unloc_3, whole genome shotgun sequence DNA includes these proteins:
- the LOC132808041 gene encoding zinc finger protein 79-like isoform X2: MVERSSTCVCVGLKLRPWRNLSNPALWRNHGSVATVGKACFPSALGTHWRSHTGERPFPCPDCGKGFSDSSNLQTHQWIHMGERPLRREGLYPGRLLADLPAGSRGIAGGLKERQPSAFTNWTINPVPVAPEFDSHRDRWWNWNLVRNLEFRI; encoded by the coding sequence atggtggagagaagctccacatgcgtttgtgtggggctgaagcttcggccatggagaaacctgagtaatcccgccctgtggagaaaccatggaagtgtggcgactgtgggaaaggcttgtttcccgtctgccctggGGACCCAttggcgcagtcacactggggagaggccgttcccctgccctgactgcgggaagggcttcagcgattcctccaacctccagacccaccagtggatccacatgggggagaggcccttaaggcgggaaggcctttacccaggccgcCTCCTTGCTGACCTCCCAGCGGGATCACGTGgcattgcagggggattgaaaGAAAGACAGCCGAGTGCCTTTAccaactggactatcaacccagttccagtggctcccgagttcgattcccaccgcgacagatggtggaattggaatttggtcagaaatctggagttcagaatctaa